The Shewanella sp. MTB7 genome includes a window with the following:
- a CDS encoding thiol:disulfide interchange protein DsbA/DsbL: MKYLTILATSLLFSLSASAAITEGVEYQVLPEVAQFNAPNQVVKIYSINCPFCYKYEKAGIPNKDLLPAGSTMDQYHITSKPPFGVEKSTALAIAKEIKGDEIFKQLKANYYDQYHVKKVKFKDADSTIAFTLDTLGMSRAEFDTYAQDPKVKQLMTKWDQGVEVAKIQGVPAITVNGKYLINTKSIRSMDMLKELIAELSAK; this comes from the coding sequence ATGAAATATCTAACTATACTTGCAACTTCATTATTATTTTCTTTGTCAGCCAGCGCTGCAATCACGGAGGGAGTGGAATATCAAGTATTGCCAGAAGTGGCTCAATTCAATGCGCCTAACCAAGTCGTGAAGATCTACTCGATTAACTGCCCTTTCTGCTACAAATATGAAAAAGCGGGGATCCCCAATAAAGATCTTCTGCCCGCTGGTAGCACAATGGATCAATACCACATCACTAGCAAGCCACCCTTTGGCGTAGAAAAATCCACTGCATTAGCCATCGCGAAAGAGATCAAAGGTGATGAGATATTTAAGCAGCTAAAAGCCAATTACTACGATCAGTACCATGTGAAAAAGGTCAAATTTAAAGATGCTGACTCGACCATTGCGTTTACCTTAGACACATTAGGCATGAGCCGCGCTGAGTTTGATACTTACGCTCAAGACCCAAAAGTAAAGCAACTAATGACCAAATGGGACCAAGGTGTTGAAGTCGCTAAGATCCAGGGGGTGCCGGCGATTACCGTTAACGGTAAATATCTGATTAACACCAAATCAATTCGCTCTATGGATATGCTCAAAGAGCTTATCGCTGAACTGTCTGCTAAGTAA
- a CDS encoding helix-turn-helix transcriptional regulator, producing MTTPPNIPNVIYRQHHNNIEYLCLEVLWRRGQQYSPPPTDLHRVSFHCLYRAKCYGTHYIDFESYDYKPGDMVYIAPGQIHAYDSKSKLQGELLVFTDDYYQEIKALIPDNCLQLCKQRPVWQPDLTLSTVIDNTIALIALQQNLPLPAISNQLILSNLLISISQAHKLAGGEPRLQIKYQKLLELIQSHMCTTRHAKDYAQYMAMSYSKLNSVCLKVSGYTLKKTIDNQIVLEAKRLLVTSPLNINQLSERLGFDETTNFIKFFNRYLGITPKKFRDKGAQVLPFSVQL from the coding sequence TTGACCACTCCCCCTAATATCCCCAATGTCATCTATAGACAACATCACAATAATATAGAGTATCTGTGCTTAGAAGTGCTGTGGAGACGGGGGCAGCAGTATTCACCACCTCCAACAGACTTACATCGAGTGAGCTTTCATTGTCTATACCGAGCAAAATGTTATGGAACTCATTATATTGACTTTGAAAGCTATGACTATAAGCCTGGGGATATGGTGTACATTGCACCCGGTCAAATCCATGCATACGACTCTAAGAGTAAGCTTCAAGGTGAATTGTTAGTTTTTACTGATGATTACTATCAAGAGATAAAGGCTCTGATACCTGATAATTGTCTACAATTGTGTAAACAACGACCTGTTTGGCAACCAGATTTAACTCTTTCTACTGTGATAGATAATACGATAGCACTTATAGCCCTGCAGCAAAATCTACCTTTACCAGCCATTAGTAACCAACTCATATTATCAAATCTATTAATTAGTATCAGTCAAGCTCATAAGCTGGCAGGCGGTGAGCCACGACTGCAGATTAAATATCAAAAATTACTTGAATTGATTCAAAGTCACATGTGTACCACAAGACATGCCAAAGACTATGCACAATATATGGCTATGAGCTACAGCAAGCTTAATAGTGTATGTCTTAAAGTGAGTGGTTATACCTTAAAGAAAACTATAGATAATCAGATAGTGCTTGAAGCAAAGCGACTACTGGTGACTAGCCCTTTGAATATCAATCAGTTATCTGAACGTTTAGGTTTCGATGAAACAACCAATTTCATAAAGTTTTTCAATCGATATCTAGGAATAACACCTAAGAAATTTCGTGATAAGGGCGCACAAGTTTTACCATTTTCAGTGCAGCTTTAA
- a CDS encoding aryl-sulfate sulfotransferase, giving the protein MFKKLSIATAVVIALMGTTISISSVAVAAPATGMKNIPAADAPLGYLIHNPHENAPLTALVTLKNANQKLTDVSVRIHPKKGGAELTYKVSNKRILDEGGVPVFGLYPDFYNTFTISYKENGKHKTQEYKLHTPDVDMGFAGRQWSKMPKVSVEKVDKEFEDRLYFVNWTEMDGKTGLLAHNNPVGPGAFAWDGVPGLFIIDTAGDVRWYMNPYTTHDSKHYENAGYAMGMNVTKDGNMIWVQGQGWKHMSIMGRMLSEHSLPGMYSDASHEGIEIENGNVLIRAAAKEYLNNEGDSVNTVRDQILEVDKNGQLVDAWDLNEILDPYRDAALLSLDAGAVCLNIDIDKAGQQTSADDLANAPYGDIPGVGPGRNWAHVNSVDYDPVDDSIVISSRHQAAMIKIGRDKQVKWILGPKKGWTGEFASKVLTPVDDNNKKLDCDETGVCTDTNFEYSYTTHTFYKVDEKNTWTVFDNGDGRHLEQPAFPTDKYSRSVEYKINEKDMTVEQIWQYGKEELGYKGYSPVTSITKYQADKDSILSYFASAGLFGIGGGYGNVRMDETTGKVKSILTEHRYGETKPAVVINIDSHKLFATGYRAQVINATNMLK; this is encoded by the coding sequence ATGTTTAAAAAATTATCTATTGCAACTGCTGTAGTAATCGCACTTATGGGTACGACAATTTCTATTTCATCTGTCGCGGTAGCGGCTCCAGCTACAGGGATGAAGAATATTCCTGCAGCCGATGCTCCATTAGGTTATCTAATTCATAATCCACATGAAAACGCACCTCTTACTGCCTTAGTCACTCTTAAAAATGCTAATCAAAAACTTACTGATGTTTCAGTTAGAATCCATCCCAAAAAAGGTGGAGCAGAACTAACATATAAAGTTTCGAATAAGCGAATTTTAGATGAAGGCGGTGTCCCTGTATTTGGTCTTTACCCCGATTTCTACAATACTTTCACTATTAGTTATAAAGAAAATGGTAAACATAAAACGCAGGAATACAAACTACACACTCCTGACGTAGATATGGGATTTGCTGGACGCCAATGGAGTAAAATGCCAAAAGTATCAGTCGAAAAAGTAGATAAAGAATTTGAAGATAGATTGTATTTCGTTAACTGGACCGAAATGGATGGAAAAACAGGATTACTTGCTCATAATAACCCAGTAGGACCTGGCGCTTTTGCATGGGACGGCGTACCTGGTTTGTTTATTATTGATACTGCAGGCGACGTTCGTTGGTACATGAACCCGTACACGACCCATGACTCTAAGCATTATGAAAATGCTGGTTATGCGATGGGAATGAACGTCACTAAAGATGGCAATATGATCTGGGTTCAAGGACAAGGCTGGAAACATATGTCAATAATGGGTCGTATGCTTTCAGAGCATTCTTTACCCGGTATGTATTCAGATGCTTCTCATGAAGGCATTGAAATTGAAAATGGTAACGTGTTAATTCGTGCTGCAGCTAAAGAATATCTAAATAATGAGGGTGACTCGGTTAATACAGTACGAGATCAAATTCTTGAAGTCGATAAAAATGGTCAACTTGTCGACGCATGGGATCTTAATGAAATCTTAGATCCATACCGTGATGCTGCATTATTATCTCTTGATGCTGGCGCTGTATGTTTAAATATCGATATTGATAAAGCTGGCCAGCAGACGTCAGCCGATGATCTTGCCAATGCGCCTTATGGCGACATTCCAGGAGTGGGACCAGGACGAAATTGGGCTCACGTAAACTCAGTAGATTATGATCCTGTTGATGATTCAATTGTTATTTCATCTCGTCACCAAGCCGCTATGATTAAAATTGGTCGTGATAAACAAGTTAAGTGGATTTTAGGTCCGAAAAAAGGTTGGACTGGTGAATTTGCAAGCAAAGTACTAACACCTGTAGATGATAATAATAAAAAGCTTGATTGTGATGAAACCGGTGTATGTACAGATACTAACTTTGAATATTCGTATACAACTCATACTTTCTATAAAGTCGATGAAAAGAATACATGGACAGTATTTGACAATGGAGATGGCCGTCATTTAGAGCAACCAGCATTTCCAACTGATAAATACTCTCGTTCAGTTGAATATAAAATAAATGAAAAAGATATGACCGTTGAGCAAATTTGGCAATATGGTAAAGAAGAATTAGGTTATAAAGGATACTCACCAGTCACCTCTATTACTAAATACCAGGCAGATAAAGATTCAATCTTAAGCTACTTTGCTTCTGCAGGTCTATTTGGTATTGGTGGTGGTTATGGCAATGTAAGAATGGATGAAACCACAGGCAAAGTAAAATCAATTCTAACTGAGCACCGCTATGGCGAAACAAAGCCTGCAGTCGTCATTAATATTGATAGTCATAAATTGTTCGCTACTGGCTACAGAGCACAAGTAATTAATGCAACTAATATGTTGAAATGA
- a CDS encoding alkyl/aryl-sulfatase, with translation MKHILYFLSLSAALCAPLSASTLVSVDVASAMLKQHEQHFEQRIVKVAPNIYTAVGYHGATSSMIVGEDGVIIIDTLMGPTSANNALIDFRKHSTKPVKAIIYTHSHGDHTGGASTFSQGQQVEVIGHANMGNHHGTDKVLDVVMAKRETRQFGRLLEPEYQSNRGVAQAITIDHDRGKGFIPPSLKIHQNYKTTIAGIDIEIYPAAGETSDAMFIWLPNEQVLFSGDNFYQAFLNLYAIRGTPYRDLRIWSESVATMATFEPNVLVGGHTSPILGQVAATQALLDYSEAIASVYEQTTAGMNKGLDPVTIAQTIKLPTHLQNKPYLTEFYGTVSHASRAIYAGMLGWFDGNPTHLNPLSNKVMAEQLALLAGGHDKLMIQLDKAMKIKNHQWALILTDHLSYLDDLDKTQVVKAQIFALRALAAQEYNAPNRNYYFSYAAELERKQGNLN, from the coding sequence ATGAAACATATTTTGTACTTTTTATCACTTAGCGCAGCATTATGCGCTCCATTATCGGCATCAACTTTGGTCTCGGTAGATGTAGCTTCCGCCATGCTTAAACAACATGAGCAACACTTTGAGCAGCGGATAGTTAAGGTAGCCCCCAATATCTACACCGCAGTGGGATACCATGGTGCTACCTCATCGATGATTGTTGGTGAAGATGGCGTGATTATCATAGATACGTTAATGGGACCGACTAGCGCAAACAATGCGCTAATTGATTTCCGTAAACATTCTACAAAGCCAGTTAAAGCAATCATATATACACATAGTCATGGTGATCATACGGGGGGAGCTTCGACGTTTAGCCAAGGACAACAAGTGGAAGTGATTGGTCATGCCAATATGGGAAATCATCATGGTACGGACAAGGTGCTTGATGTTGTGATGGCAAAAAGAGAAACTCGGCAATTTGGCAGGTTGCTAGAGCCTGAATATCAAAGCAACCGAGGTGTCGCTCAGGCTATTACTATTGATCACGACAGAGGAAAGGGATTTATCCCGCCGAGTTTAAAAATTCATCAGAACTATAAAACTACAATAGCAGGCATTGATATTGAAATTTACCCAGCGGCTGGTGAAACCAGTGACGCTATGTTTATTTGGCTGCCCAATGAGCAGGTTCTATTTAGTGGCGATAATTTTTATCAGGCATTTCTTAATCTTTATGCCATTAGAGGTACGCCGTATCGAGATCTAAGAATCTGGTCAGAATCTGTAGCAACAATGGCTACATTTGAACCTAATGTACTTGTCGGCGGACATACTAGCCCCATATTGGGACAAGTCGCTGCGACTCAAGCACTATTGGATTACAGTGAAGCGATTGCGTCAGTGTATGAACAAACCACAGCGGGAATGAATAAAGGTCTGGATCCTGTAACCATTGCCCAGACAATTAAATTACCAACACATCTCCAGAACAAGCCCTATCTGACAGAGTTTTACGGAACAGTAAGTCACGCTTCACGGGCTATCTATGCTGGCATGTTAGGTTGGTTTGATGGTAATCCAACCCATCTAAATCCTTTATCTAATAAGGTAATGGCAGAGCAACTTGCACTCCTTGCCGGAGGACATGATAAGTTAATGATACAACTAGATAAAGCTATGAAAATAAAAAATCACCAATGGGCACTCATATTGACAGATCATCTAAGTTACTTAGATGATCTTGATAAAACACAAGTGGTTAAAGCACAGATTTTTGCTTTAAGAGCGTTAGCAGCCCAAGAGTACAATGCGCCAAATCGTAACTATTACTTCAGCTATGCAGCCGAATTAGAACGAAAGCAAGGTAATCTAAATTAA
- the gshB gene encoding glutathione synthase: MIKLGIVMDPITDINIKKDSSFAMLLAAQSRGYELFYMEMKDLAMVNGKAMATMRTLSVQQDETNWFDLGESIDTPLADLNVILMRKDPPFDTEFIYATYMLERAEEEGVLIVNKPQSLRDANEKLFTAWFSEFTPETIVTRDELRIRHFHQEKRDIIIKPLDGMGGSSIFRVKENDPNLGVIIETLTNHGQQYTMVQAFIPDITSGDKRILVVDGEPVPYSLARIPQKGETRGNLAAGGRGVAQPLSESDWKIARAIGPELKKRGLIFVGLDVIGDKLTEINVTSPTCIKEIQAAFDVDITGMLMDAIESRIKSA; the protein is encoded by the coding sequence ATGATCAAACTCGGCATAGTGATGGACCCCATCACTGATATTAATATTAAGAAAGACTCAAGCTTCGCCATGTTACTCGCCGCTCAAAGCCGCGGTTATGAACTCTTCTATATGGAGATGAAAGATCTGGCTATGGTCAATGGCAAAGCAATGGCAACAATGCGAACCTTAAGTGTTCAGCAGGATGAAACAAATTGGTTTGACTTAGGTGAATCTATCGACACACCTCTTGCGGATCTTAACGTTATTTTGATGCGCAAAGATCCTCCTTTTGACACTGAATTCATCTACGCAACTTATATGCTTGAAAGAGCGGAAGAGGAAGGCGTACTTATCGTCAACAAACCTCAAAGTCTGCGCGACGCGAACGAAAAACTGTTTACCGCTTGGTTCTCTGAATTCACACCTGAAACCATCGTTACTCGAGATGAGCTGCGGATCCGTCATTTCCACCAGGAGAAAAGGGACATCATCATTAAGCCATTAGATGGCATGGGTGGTAGTTCCATCTTTAGGGTTAAAGAAAACGATCCTAACTTAGGCGTGATTATCGAGACCTTAACTAACCATGGTCAGCAATACACTATGGTGCAGGCCTTTATTCCCGATATCACCTCTGGTGACAAACGTATCTTAGTGGTCGATGGCGAGCCAGTGCCTTATTCGTTAGCCCGTATTCCTCAAAAAGGAGAAACGCGAGGTAACTTAGCAGCAGGCGGACGCGGCGTCGCTCAACCACTGTCTGAAAGTGATTGGAAAATAGCACGTGCTATCGGACCTGAACTTAAGAAACGTGGACTGATTTTTGTAGGACTCGATGTTATAGGTGACAAGCTCACCGAGATTAATGTCACCAGCCCAACTTGTATCAAAGAGATACAAGCCGCATTTGATGTCGATATTACTGGCATGCTAATGGATGCAATCGAATCTCGAATTAAATCAGCGTAA
- a CDS encoding endonuclease, giving the protein MGSALLIGLGLSLLFSASAYASGSHPTSFYQAKKRAKEIYSRSLPATSFYCGCDIKINGKKWQTDFSNCGYLVRKQQKRAARIEWEHIVPAWEFGHQRQCWQEGGRKNCGKKDQLFKKMESDLHNLVPAIGEVNGDRSNYRFSQWNATPEQYGQCNMVIDFKSRKAEPPSYTRGQIARTYLYMQQAYSLKIAKSQLKLFKAWDKTYPVDTIECVRDREIARTQGNHNPFVKNLCDAQAITQSLAE; this is encoded by the coding sequence ATCGGCTCTGCCTTATTGATAGGTTTAGGGCTATCACTGCTGTTTTCAGCATCGGCTTATGCTTCAGGTTCTCATCCAACTAGCTTTTATCAAGCAAAGAAACGTGCAAAAGAGATCTATTCACGCTCTCTACCCGCCACCAGTTTCTATTGTGGTTGTGATATCAAAATTAACGGCAAGAAATGGCAAACGGACTTTTCAAATTGTGGTTATCTGGTCAGAAAACAGCAGAAGCGCGCTGCTCGTATCGAATGGGAACATATCGTACCGGCCTGGGAGTTCGGCCATCAACGTCAATGCTGGCAAGAGGGGGGACGTAAAAACTGTGGCAAAAAAGATCAATTATTCAAAAAGATGGAATCTGATTTACACAATTTAGTCCCCGCCATAGGCGAAGTAAATGGCGATAGAAGTAACTATCGATTCAGCCAATGGAACGCAACACCTGAGCAATATGGTCAGTGCAATATGGTTATCGATTTCAAATCGAGAAAAGCTGAGCCTCCTAGCTATACACGAGGTCAAATAGCCCGAACGTATCTCTACATGCAGCAGGCATACAGTTTAAAAATAGCAAAAAGCCAATTAAAACTATTTAAGGCATGGGATAAAACTTATCCAGTTGATACTATTGAGTGTGTCAGGGATAGAGAAATCGCCCGCACTCAAGGGAATCATAATCCCTTTGTAAAGAATCTTTGTGACGCACAGGCAATTACGCAATCGCTTGCGGAGTAG
- the rsmE gene encoding 16S rRNA (uracil(1498)-N(3))-methyltransferase: MRIPRIYQASPLSVGNVIELDDEPASHIGRVLRMNTGEQISLFNGDGQEYLSEIISASKKNVSVKVLSATLNQSESPLHLHLGQVISRGDRMDFTIQKSVELGVNTITPLFSERCGVKLTGERLEKKIQQWQKIVIGACEQSGRSRVPEIRPAMTLEAWSAQQTGSVKLNLHPRAAHGIGGLSLTSPKVRLLIGPEGGLSDTEILMTEQHHFTDVLLGPRVLRTETAALTAISALQLKFGDMG, encoded by the coding sequence ATGAGAATCCCAAGAATATATCAGGCATCGCCCTTATCAGTTGGCAATGTAATAGAGCTTGATGACGAGCCCGCATCACATATCGGTCGCGTGCTACGCATGAATACTGGCGAACAGATCAGCTTGTTTAATGGCGATGGTCAGGAGTATCTGTCAGAGATCATCTCAGCCAGTAAGAAAAATGTCTCCGTCAAGGTCTTATCTGCGACTCTAAACCAAAGTGAATCACCGCTTCACCTTCATCTAGGACAAGTGATCTCCCGCGGAGATCGCATGGATTTCACCATACAGAAATCTGTCGAGCTTGGGGTTAACACGATTACCCCACTGTTTTCTGAACGTTGTGGTGTAAAGCTTACCGGTGAGCGATTGGAGAAGAAAATACAACAATGGCAAAAGATAGTCATTGGGGCTTGTGAGCAATCTGGCCGCAGTCGGGTACCTGAAATAAGACCCGCTATGACGCTTGAAGCGTGGAGCGCCCAACAAACAGGCTCAGTTAAATTAAACCTACATCCTAGAGCTGCTCATGGCATAGGCGGTCTATCTTTAACATCACCTAAAGTCAGGCTGTTAATTGGCCCTGAAGGTGGACTTTCTGACACCGAAATATTGATGACGGAGCAACATCACTTTACCGATGTTCTGCTTGGTCCCCGAGTATTAAGAACAGAAACAGCAGCGTTAACCGCAATTAGCGCCCTGCAATTAAAATTTGGAGATATGGGATAA
- a CDS encoding disulfide bond formation protein B — MSLQQRLKAFWGQFKATPADSLTHMQDQRPIWLVMAGAALFLILSAIFYFQLFLAMDPCELCVYIRFSQCCIVIAGLIILIDPKNHILKFLGLLLAWYAIIQGWMWSVELMKIHDAAHMVVDASMDFFAAAGDAAGSACSTEPRFPLNLPLDEWLPFEFAPTGGCGEDDWSLFGGNMAHYCMIAYAFFMLCLAPLTYGWLRSFKAAK; from the coding sequence ATGTCATTGCAGCAACGATTGAAAGCGTTCTGGGGGCAGTTTAAGGCCACCCCAGCCGACAGCTTAACGCACATGCAAGACCAAAGGCCCATTTGGCTCGTCATGGCCGGAGCGGCACTATTTCTTATTCTGTCTGCCATCTTCTACTTCCAACTGTTCTTGGCGATGGATCCCTGTGAGCTATGTGTTTACATTCGCTTCAGCCAGTGCTGTATCGTGATCGCGGGTCTGATCATCTTGATCGATCCAAAGAATCACATACTCAAGTTCTTAGGCTTATTATTGGCGTGGTACGCAATCATTCAGGGCTGGATGTGGTCAGTTGAATTGATGAAGATCCATGATGCTGCACATATGGTGGTTGATGCTTCTATGGACTTCTTTGCAGCTGCTGGTGATGCTGCAGGTTCTGCCTGCTCAACTGAACCACGCTTCCCACTGAACCTGCCTCTCGATGAGTGGCTACCTTTTGAATTCGCCCCAACAGGTGGCTGTGGTGAAGATGATTGGAGTTTATTTGGTGGAAATATGGCCCATTACTGCATGATTGCCTATGCATTTTTTATGCTATGTCTGGCACCATTGACATACGGATGGTTGCGTTCGTTCAAAGCAGCTAAGTAA
- a CDS encoding TetR/AcrR family transcriptional regulator produces the protein MNVKTESILCYSREEIDNCGVANFSIGKVAKQLCIPKGSIYKKFKSKHEIFAAIIIEGLRIRNNSSISILCDDKLSCHEKVLCHHLLGVYKTVINKHDIGTIFLVPNGMLWHGISAQTLAEMQKEFLIYYNFLDKPHLMEITSGLNGNDLYNIKQTLFENERGILLGCLNILIPHGCNSFERIDQRLQSVVADCFGIKTDTIDLDKAKGWVESFLNCPPHWAKMYEF, from the coding sequence ATGAATGTCAAGACTGAAAGCATTTTATGCTATTCACGTGAAGAAATAGATAATTGCGGGGTGGCTAATTTTTCAATTGGTAAAGTAGCAAAGCAGCTTTGTATACCAAAAGGTTCTATATACAAAAAGTTTAAAAGTAAACATGAAATATTTGCTGCTATTATAATCGAGGGACTTCGAATTAGAAATAACTCTAGTATTAGTATATTATGTGACGACAAATTAAGTTGTCATGAGAAAGTACTTTGTCATCACTTATTAGGTGTATATAAAACAGTTATAAACAAACATGATATTGGAACTATTTTCCTTGTTCCTAATGGGATGTTGTGGCATGGCATTTCAGCTCAAACATTAGCTGAAATGCAAAAAGAATTTTTAATATATTACAACTTCCTTGATAAACCTCACCTAATGGAGATTACCTCTGGTTTGAATGGTAATGACCTCTATAATATAAAACAAACGCTTTTTGAAAATGAACGTGGAATTTTATTAGGTTGTTTGAATATATTAATCCCTCATGGTTGTAATAGTTTTGAGCGCATAGACCAAAGATTACAAAGTGTTGTAGCCGACTGTTTTGGCATCAAAACTGATACTATTGACTTGGATAAAGCCAAAGGATGGGTTGAATCTTTTTTAAATTGCCCACCGCATTGGGCAAAAATGTATGAGTTCTAG
- a CDS encoding OprD family outer membrane porin, protein MKRNKLYVLIIILISGNVFAADNSIRQALDDDSNLLLNYKNYYWNESYQENENYSGRDVLEWTQALALSYRSGYINEFIGLDFGAHAVYDVGGVSKDFDDNYRPAGNRAIDGSKERSNVDTAYLKLKYDFGNDLILKGGYGKKQRHTFTYQGQFNRIAPNASRGADIALEWQDHRAYFSYINGISKVNSTDYIEDLLNYQGDVIDYIGIIGIIGKFDNISYALETNKSDEFLSRTFAKVSYYSHLLDSDFELRYRTEKENGDKFEFEDHKSSFFNFIYRKNIEKVKLTLAYQQVFDGDLYNQNAANSYQSATNSIMFEWEMPGIEGEQIALMKFERPLDDVLWGGIKAEYTVMHGFEADHVIGYKRHENNFKITQDFGAIDPLFEGLTLQWYQVWIRADGIDDGFRDNKHSELYTLYSGDITRLNLNYNFNF, encoded by the coding sequence ATGAAACGAAATAAATTATATGTATTAATAATCATATTAATTTCAGGTAATGTTTTTGCCGCAGACAATAGTATAAGACAAGCATTGGATGATGATTCCAACTTATTACTTAACTATAAAAACTACTATTGGAATGAAAGCTATCAAGAAAATGAGAATTATTCTGGTAGGGATGTTTTAGAGTGGACTCAAGCTCTCGCATTATCTTATCGTTCAGGTTATATCAATGAATTTATCGGGTTAGATTTTGGAGCTCATGCCGTCTATGATGTTGGTGGCGTATCAAAAGACTTTGATGATAATTACCGTCCTGCGGGTAACCGTGCTATCGATGGTTCAAAAGAGCGTTCAAATGTCGACACTGCATATTTAAAACTTAAATATGATTTTGGCAATGATCTTATTCTAAAAGGGGGATATGGTAAAAAACAACGTCACACATTTACTTACCAAGGTCAATTTAACCGGATTGCGCCTAATGCTTCAAGAGGTGCCGATATAGCCTTAGAGTGGCAAGATCATCGCGCTTATTTTAGCTACATAAATGGCATTTCAAAAGTAAATAGTACTGACTATATTGAAGATCTTCTTAACTACCAGGGTGATGTAATCGATTACATTGGCATTATTGGCATTATTGGTAAGTTCGATAATATAAGTTATGCATTGGAAACGAATAAAAGTGATGAGTTCTTGTCACGAACATTTGCAAAAGTCTCTTATTACTCACATTTATTAGACTCAGACTTCGAATTAAGATATCGCACTGAAAAAGAGAATGGTGATAAATTTGAATTTGAAGATCACAAGTCATCATTCTTTAATTTTATTTACAGAAAAAACATTGAAAAAGTAAAGTTAACCTTAGCCTATCAACAGGTTTTTGATGGTGACCTTTATAATCAAAATGCCGCGAATAGTTATCAATCTGCGACTAACTCAATTATGTTTGAGTGGGAAATGCCTGGAATTGAGGGAGAACAAATAGCATTAATGAAATTTGAACGCCCGCTCGATGATGTATTATGGGGTGGAATTAAAGCTGAATACACTGTGATGCATGGTTTTGAAGCTGACCATGTAATTGGTTATAAGCGTCACGAAAATAATTTTAAAATCACCCAAGATTTTGGTGCTATCGACCCATTATTTGAAGGATTGACACTGCAATGGTATCAAGTTTGGATTAGAGCCGATGGTATTGATGATGGCTTCCGAGATAATAAACATTCAGAACTCTACACTCTATATTCTGGCGATATTACTCGCCTAAATCTTAATTATAACTTTAACTTCTAA
- a CDS encoding SprT family zinc-dependent metalloprotease — protein MFNLFPPSHKTQKPKPSVSKTKFKSLRYQFDSKLHSHAVERVLQCYLIAESQLQQSFIRPEINFKLRGKSAGTAHLHQNLLRFNATLLAENQDTFFNEVIPHEICHLLAHQMYGRVKPHGREWQALMIRVFKLSPSTTHSMDTQSVAGKHFSYQCDCGPVSLSIRRHNKVVRGETQYRCRRCKKELTLNL, from the coding sequence ATGTTTAACTTATTTCCCCCAAGCCATAAAACACAAAAACCTAAGCCTTCTGTCTCTAAGACTAAATTTAAGAGCCTAAGATATCAGTTTGACTCTAAACTACACAGTCATGCAGTTGAGCGAGTACTTCAGTGCTATCTTATCGCCGAATCTCAGCTACAACAGAGCTTTATACGACCTGAGATCAATTTTAAACTTAGAGGGAAAAGCGCTGGCACTGCTCACTTACATCAGAATCTACTCAGATTTAATGCCACCTTGCTCGCTGAAAACCAAGATACCTTCTTTAATGAAGTGATCCCCCATGAAATTTGCCACCTGCTGGCACACCAGATGTACGGCAGAGTCAAACCCCACGGTAGGGAGTGGCAAGCATTGATGATACGGGTCTTTAAGTTATCACCAAGCACGACTCATAGTATGGATACTCAGTCAGTAGCGGGAAAACACTTCTCTTATCAATGTGATTGTGGGCCCGTGAGTCTAAGCATCAGACGCCATAACAAGGTCGTCAGAGGCGAAACTCAATACCGATGTCGACGCTGCAAAAAAGAGTTAACCCTTAACCTCTAA